A genomic stretch from Candidatus Poribacteria bacterium includes:
- a CDS encoding ABC transporter permease: MSTPIPDGVPAPEAAAQPSGLARFMGEVGGGIVYRLNHIGSATLLVLSTIRYTFARPFFVHNLMTQFANVGVNSLPVVTITGVFVGMVLALQGYAQLKLLGAEGMIGSFVSSSTVKELGVMLTAFVLSGRIGAAITAELGTMKVTEQIDAIEAMGTSPVQYLVVPRFLACAVMLPILTTYSNILGIVGGYLVSVTFLNVAGGHSGMNGEYFIAIASSTRGFDVEDLLSGFVKASSFGMVIATIGCYMGFSVPPTTGAEGVGKATTNCAVISLVLILVFDFLINFVKQEIFGI; encoded by the coding sequence TTGAGCACTCCCATCCCAGACGGAGTCCCTGCGCCGGAAGCCGCTGCGCAGCCGAGCGGGCTCGCCCGTTTCATGGGCGAAGTCGGCGGCGGCATCGTGTACCGCCTGAACCACATCGGCTCGGCGACGCTCCTCGTGCTGTCTACGATCCGGTACACGTTCGCGCGCCCCTTCTTCGTTCACAACTTGATGACGCAGTTCGCCAACGTCGGCGTGAACTCGCTCCCCGTCGTGACGATCACGGGCGTGTTCGTCGGCATGGTGCTGGCGTTGCAGGGCTACGCGCAGCTCAAGCTCCTCGGAGCCGAAGGGATGATCGGCTCGTTTGTCAGCAGCTCGACGGTCAAGGAGCTGGGCGTCATGCTGACGGCGTTCGTCCTCTCAGGGCGCATCGGGGCGGCGATCACTGCGGAGCTCGGAACCATGAAGGTCACCGAGCAGATCGACGCCATCGAGGCGATGGGCACCAGCCCGGTGCAGTATCTCGTCGTGCCGCGCTTCCTCGCGTGCGCCGTCATGCTGCCGATCCTGACGACCTACTCGAACATCCTCGGCATCGTCGGCGGCTACCTGGTTTCGGTGACCTTCCTCAACGTCGCGGGAGGTCACAGCGGGATGAACGGCGAGTACTTCATCGCCATCGCCAGCTCGACGCGCGGCTTCGATGTGGAAGACCTGCTCTCCGGCTTTGTGAAGGCGTCGAGTTTCGGCATGGTCATAGCCACCATCGGCTGCTACATGGGATTTTCCGTGCCGCCGACCACGGGCGCGGAGGGCGTCGGCAAAGCGACGACGAACTGCGCGGTCATCTCGCTCGTTCTCATTCTCGTGTTCGACTTCCTGATCAACTTCGTGAAGCAAGAGATCTTCGGGATATGA
- the rpsF gene encoding 30S ribosomal protein S6 encodes MSTGRHVLKHYDPLRHYETVIIFRPNLSESELREEVETIRTFIESSGNTIAKTEMWGRRRLAYPIEGFSEGTYAFFLFSGEPSFITELDRRYRINEDIIRFLTIKCEAPVEGAPTFTLEDSGDDRRGEERKPKHFKRTRTEDEEREAAARAQRDDADDDDDSDDDDDDDSDDDDDADDDDSDVDGDDE; translated from the coding sequence ATGTCCACAGGGAGGCACGTGTTGAAGCACTACGACCCGCTGCGCCACTACGAGACCGTGATCATCTTCCGCCCCAACCTCTCCGAGAGCGAGTTGCGCGAAGAGGTCGAGACGATTCGGACGTTCATCGAGTCGTCCGGGAACACCATCGCCAAGACCGAGATGTGGGGACGCCGCCGACTGGCATATCCCATCGAAGGCTTTTCCGAGGGAACCTACGCCTTCTTCCTCTTCTCCGGCGAGCCGTCCTTCATCACGGAACTGGACCGGCGGTACCGCATCAATGAGGACATCATCCGGTTCCTCACCATCAAGTGCGAAGCGCCCGTCGAGGGAGCCCCGACCTTCACCCTGGAAGATTCCGGCGATGATCGGCGCGGTGAAGAGCGCAAGCCCAAGCACTTCAAGCGCACCCGTACCGAAGACGAAGAGCGAGAGGCAGCCGCCCGCGCTCAGCGCGACGACGCGGATGACGACGACGACTCGGACGATGATGACGACGACGACTCGGACGATGATGACGATGCCGACGATGACGATTCGGACGTTGACGGCGACGACGAATAG
- the ssb gene encoding single-stranded DNA-binding protein: MAAEFNRVILLGRLTRDPELRYLDSGTAVAKLGIASSRSYNDSQSGERKEEVLFVNVDVWGRLGETCHRYLSKGRLVLIEGRLIYRQWETESGDKRSVHEISANSVQFLDRGDTAEQGTTQNATVSDDDDIPF, encoded by the coding sequence ATGGCAGCGGAATTCAACCGCGTGATTCTTCTCGGACGGCTGACGCGAGACCCGGAACTGCGCTATCTCGATTCGGGCACGGCAGTCGCCAAGCTGGGCATCGCATCGTCGCGCTCGTACAACGACTCCCAGTCCGGCGAGCGCAAAGAGGAAGTGCTCTTCGTCAACGTCGATGTCTGGGGTCGCCTCGGCGAAACCTGCCATCGGTACCTGTCCAAGGGCAGACTGGTGTTGATCGAGGGTCGTCTCATCTACCGCCAATGGGAGACGGAGAGCGGCGACAAGCGCAGCGTCCACGAGATCAGCGCAAACTCCGTCCAGTTCCTCGACCGTGGCGACACCGCTGAGCAGGGCACGACGCAGAACGCGACTGTCAGTGACGATGACGATATCCCCTTCTGA
- a CDS encoding 50S ribosomal protein L9, whose protein sequence is MPVEVILTDNVQGLGRAGEVVRVAPGFARNYLLPRDLAVHATEANRRRLDAQLRVRVAQMAQELEEAQDSARRLEGIVCIIAANAGENGRLFGSVNAADIADNLATKGITIDRRRIELTESIRELGVYPVPVRLHPEVVATIQVEVIANEA, encoded by the coding sequence ATGCCTGTTGAGGTGATTCTGACCGACAACGTTCAGGGACTTGGCAGAGCGGGCGAGGTGGTGCGCGTCGCGCCTGGATTCGCGCGCAACTACCTGCTGCCGCGCGATCTCGCTGTCCACGCCACCGAGGCGAATCGCCGTCGGCTCGACGCGCAGTTGCGTGTTCGCGTCGCGCAGATGGCGCAGGAGCTCGAGGAAGCCCAAGACTCCGCGCGCCGTCTCGAAGGTATCGTCTGCATCATCGCCGCGAACGCTGGCGAAAACGGCAGGCTCTTTGGATCCGTCAACGCCGCCGACATCGCCGACAACCTGGCGACTAAGGGCATCACGATCGACCGTCGGCGCATCGAGCTCACCGAGAGCATCCGAGAGCTGGGCGTCTACCCGGTTCCCGTGCGCCTCCACCCGGAGGTCGTCGCGACGATCCAGGTCGAGGTCATCGCCAACGAGGCGTAG
- the dnaB gene encoding replicative DNA helicase, with product MATDAMPHDLDAERHVLGSLLLDPDAIHAVLPVLGELTTVFYKVAHQVIYDAILRLSRRSDPIDLYTVTNELKRSDDLERAGSVRYLYEVQESTPSAANVEFYATIVREKSVRRELVDAAAKIGSRAVRDDATVEEVVDQAQRLIFDVNHDPARRGFADMDQMLRETMDYIESLYQRKGTLLGVPTGLPEMDRLLSGLNPSDLIVLAARPSMGKSALAHNIAGHIAFRESKSVALFTLEMDREQILTRMLATEARIDMQRVRTGALNTDDWRRLSEAAGKMEHGKLFVNDAPGITLMEIRAESRRLKMRHPDLCVLIIDYMQLMQGGAKTAQSREQEISEYSRSLKELARELEVSVLALSQLNRAVESRPDKRPQLADLRESGAIEQDADIVMFLYRDEYYNPDASNAGQAELIVRKHRNGPLGTITLAFHPQYLLFRSYEDVKTDYS from the coding sequence GTGGCGACGGACGCAATGCCTCACGACCTCGACGCCGAGCGCCACGTCCTGGGTTCGCTTCTGCTCGATCCCGACGCGATCCACGCGGTTCTGCCCGTCCTGGGCGAACTGACCACCGTCTTCTACAAGGTCGCCCATCAGGTCATCTACGATGCGATCCTGCGGCTGTCTCGCCGCAGCGACCCGATCGATCTCTACACGGTCACCAATGAACTAAAGCGCTCCGACGATCTGGAGCGAGCGGGCTCCGTCCGCTACCTCTACGAGGTGCAGGAGAGCACGCCCTCGGCGGCGAACGTCGAGTTCTACGCGACCATCGTCCGCGAGAAGTCGGTGCGTCGCGAACTCGTCGATGCCGCCGCGAAGATCGGATCGCGGGCTGTCCGCGACGACGCCACGGTCGAAGAGGTCGTGGACCAGGCGCAGCGGCTCATCTTCGATGTGAACCACGACCCGGCGCGCCGGGGCTTCGCGGACATGGACCAGATGCTCCGCGAGACGATGGACTACATCGAATCGCTCTACCAGCGGAAGGGCACGCTTCTCGGCGTTCCAACGGGTCTGCCGGAAATGGATCGGCTGCTGTCCGGGCTCAATCCGTCGGACCTGATCGTGCTGGCAGCCAGACCGTCGATGGGTAAGAGCGCGCTTGCGCACAACATCGCCGGGCACATCGCCTTCCGCGAGAGCAAGTCCGTCGCCCTCTTCACGCTGGAAATGGATCGCGAGCAAATCCTGACGCGCATGTTGGCGACCGAGGCGCGGATCGATATGCAGCGCGTCCGCACGGGGGCTCTCAACACGGATGACTGGCGGCGACTGTCGGAAGCTGCCGGGAAGATGGAGCACGGCAAGCTCTTCGTGAACGACGCGCCGGGCATCACGCTCATGGAGATCCGGGCGGAGAGCCGTCGCCTCAAGATGCGCCATCCCGACCTGTGCGTCCTCATCATCGACTACATGCAGTTGATGCAGGGCGGGGCGAAGACGGCTCAGAGCCGCGAACAGGAGATTTCCGAGTACTCGCGGTCGCTCAAGGAACTGGCGCGCGAGCTGGAGGTGAGCGTCCTGGCGCTTTCCCAGTTGAACCGCGCCGTCGAGAGCCGCCCGGACAAGCGCCCGCAGTTGGCGGACCTCCGAGAGTCAGGAGCCATCGAGCAGGACGCCGACATCGTCATGTTCCTCTACCGCGACGAGTACTACAATCCGGACGCGTCGAACGCGGGACAGGCTGAGCTCATCGTACGCAAACATCGCAACGGGCCCTTGGGAACCATCACGCTGGCGTTCCATCCTCAGTACCTGCTGTTCCGATCTTACGAGGACGTGAAGACGGACTACTCTTGA
- a CDS encoding ABC transporter ATP-binding protein — protein MTAQDATTRDGSSWSDVKARIESVEVRFGQKLVHDRLSLDIPRGETTVIMGPSGCGKSVLLKLIVGLMRPDRGNVWVDGENVPRLKRRALNRLRQRMGMLFQSSALFDSMTVEENVAFMLRQHTRQSPAEMARAVSEALELVGLPGTHALKPAELSGGMRKRVGLARAIVMRPDLILYDEPTTGLDPITARGINRLIRDLHQRLGTTSIVVTHDVESALYVGSRIAMTVDGKIVLEGTPDEVRGSDVPLARQFFQESQLPASA, from the coding sequence ATGACGGCTCAGGACGCCACAACCCGCGACGGGTCCTCGTGGAGCGACGTGAAGGCGCGCATCGAGAGCGTCGAAGTCCGGTTCGGACAGAAACTCGTCCACGATCGGCTGTCGCTCGACATCCCGCGCGGCGAGACGACGGTCATCATGGGACCCAGCGGCTGCGGCAAGAGCGTGCTGCTCAAGCTGATCGTCGGTCTGATGCGCCCGGATCGCGGCAACGTCTGGGTGGACGGCGAGAACGTCCCAAGGCTCAAGCGACGAGCGCTCAATCGCCTGCGGCAGCGCATGGGCATGCTCTTCCAGTCGTCGGCGCTCTTCGATTCGATGACGGTCGAGGAGAACGTGGCGTTCATGCTCCGCCAGCACACGCGCCAGAGCCCCGCTGAGATGGCTCGCGCCGTCTCCGAAGCGCTGGAGCTCGTCGGGCTGCCCGGAACTCACGCCCTGAAGCCGGCGGAGCTCAGCGGCGGGATGCGCAAGCGCGTCGGGCTGGCGCGAGCCATCGTCATGCGCCCGGATTTGATCCTCTACGACGAGCCGACGACGGGACTGGACCCCATCACGGCGCGCGGCATCAATCGCCTGATCCGCGACCTGCACCAGCGGCTGGGAACCACCTCCATCGTCGTCACGCACGATGTCGAGAGCGCCCTCTACGTCGGCAGCCGGATCGCCATGACGGTGGACGGCAAGATCGTTCTCGAGGGCACGCCCGACGAGGTTCGCGGCTCGGACGTTCCGCTGGCTCGGCAGTTCTTCCAAGAATCCCAACTTCCTGCGAGCGCCTAG